In the genome of Qipengyuania seohaensis, one region contains:
- the rpsC gene encoding 30S ribosomal protein S3 yields the protein MGHKSNPIGLRLQINRTWDSRWYAEGRDYAKLLSEDIEIRKYILKNAAQAAISKVVIERPAKLCRVSIYAARPGVIIGKKGADIEKLRAQLSKMTESEVKLNIVEIRKPEVDAKLVAQGIADQLIRRVAFRRAMKRAMQSAMRLGAEGIKIMCGGRLGGAEIARVEQYREGRVPLHTLRANIDYAEAEALTAYGIIGIKVWVFKGEILGHDPTAQDRLMMESQTSGVRPAR from the coding sequence ATGGGCCATAAGAGCAATCCGATCGGTCTGCGCCTGCAGATCAACCGCACCTGGGACAGCCGCTGGTACGCCGAAGGGCGCGACTATGCGAAGCTGCTGAGCGAAGACATCGAGATCCGCAAGTACATCCTCAAGAACGCTGCTCAGGCTGCGATCTCGAAGGTTGTGATCGAGCGTCCGGCCAAGCTGTGCCGCGTTTCGATCTATGCTGCGCGTCCCGGCGTCATCATCGGCAAGAAGGGCGCGGACATCGAGAAGCTGCGTGCGCAGCTGTCGAAGATGACCGAAAGCGAAGTGAAGCTGAACATCGTCGAGATCCGCAAGCCGGAAGTCGACGCGAAGCTCGTCGCGCAGGGCATTGCCGATCAGCTGATCCGCCGTGTCGCATTCCGCCGCGCTATGAAGCGCGCCATGCAGTCGGCCATGCGCCTTGGTGCCGAAGGCATCAAGATCATGTGTGGCGGCCGTCTTGGCGGTGCAGAAATCGCACGTGTCGAACAGTATCGCGAAGGCCGCGTGCCGCTGCACACGCTGCGCGCCAACATCGATTACGCTGAAGCCGAAGCGCTAACCGCTTACGGCATCATCGGGATCAAGGTGTGGGTCTTCAAGGGTGAGATCCTCGGCCATGACCCGACCGCGCAGGACCGTCTCATGATGGAATCGCAGACGTCCGGCGTCCGTCCGGCTCGCTGA
- the rplB gene encoding 50S ribosomal protein L2, protein MALKNYKPTSPARRGLILVDKSGLYKGKPVKSLTEGKRKTGGRNNKGHVTSRGIGGGHKQKYRFIDFKRRKWDAEGTVERIEYDPNRTAFIALVKYEDGEQAYILAPQRLAVGDKVIAAEKADTKPGNAMLLGQMPVGTICHNVEMKPGKGGQIARAAGSYVQLVGRDRGMVIVRLNSGEQRYLRADCMGTVGAVSNPDNQNQNLGKAGRRRWMGIKPLTRGVAKNPVDHPHGGGEGRTSGGRHPVTPWGKPTKGARTRKNKQTDKFIIRSRHAKKKR, encoded by the coding sequence ATGGCACTCAAGAATTACAAACCGACGAGCCCCGCGCGCCGCGGCCTCATCCTCGTCGACAAGTCGGGCCTGTACAAAGGCAAGCCCGTCAAGTCGCTCACGGAAGGCAAGCGCAAGACCGGTGGCCGGAACAACAAGGGCCATGTCACCTCGCGTGGCATCGGCGGCGGTCACAAGCAGAAGTACCGCTTCATCGACTTCAAGCGTCGCAAGTGGGACGCTGAAGGCACTGTGGAACGGATCGAATACGATCCCAACCGCACCGCTTTCATCGCACTTGTGAAGTACGAAGACGGTGAGCAGGCCTACATCCTGGCTCCGCAGCGTCTCGCTGTCGGCGACAAGGTGATCGCAGCCGAAAAGGCCGACACCAAGCCCGGCAACGCAATGCTGCTCGGCCAGATGCCGGTCGGTACGATCTGCCACAACGTGGAAATGAAGCCGGGCAAGGGCGGCCAGATCGCTCGCGCTGCAGGTTCCTATGTCCAGCTGGTCGGTCGCGACCGCGGCATGGTCATCGTGCGTCTCAACAGCGGCGAGCAGCGTTACCTGCGCGCCGACTGCATGGGCACCGTTGGCGCCGTGTCGAACCCGGACAACCAGAACCAGAACCTGGGCAAGGCCGGTCGTCGTCGCTGGATGGGCATCAAGCCGCTGACCCGCGGTGTCGCCAAGAACCCGGTCGATCACCCGCACGGTGGTGGTGAAGGCCGCACCAGCGGTGGCCGTCATCCCGTCACTCCGTGGGGTAAGCCGACCAAGGGCGCCCGCACCCGCAAGAACAAGCAGACGGACAAGTTCATTATCCGTTCGCGTCACGCGAAGAAGAAGAGGTAA
- the rpsQ gene encoding 30S ribosomal protein S17: MPKRILIGTVTSDKTDKTVTVLVERKVKHPLYGKIIRRSKKYHAHDEKNEYQLGDVVRIEETKPISKTKTWLVKDRVTAGGTQAVEADLEVEAAGN, encoded by the coding sequence ATGCCCAAGCGTATTCTGATCGGGACCGTCACCTCCGACAAGACCGACAAAACCGTGACCGTACTGGTCGAGCGTAAGGTGAAGCACCCCCTCTACGGGAAGATCATCCGCCGCTCGAAGAAGTACCACGCCCACGACGAGAAGAACGAGTACCAGCTCGGCGACGTCGTGCGCATCGAAGAGACCAAGCCGATCTCGAAGACCAAGACCTGGTTGGTCAAGGATCGAGTAACGGCAGGCGGAACGCAGGCTGTCGAGGCTGACCTCGAAGTCGAAGCCGCAGGCAACTGA
- the rpsS gene encoding 30S ribosomal protein S19 — MARSVWKGPFVELSLLKKAEEAQDATNAKPIKTWSRRSTILPQFVGLTFNVYNGHKFIPVAVSEEMVGHKLGEFAPTRTFPGHAADKKGKR; from the coding sequence ATGGCTCGTTCCGTCTGGAAAGGTCCGTTCGTCGAACTCAGCCTTCTGAAGAAGGCCGAAGAGGCTCAGGATGCAACCAATGCCAAGCCGATCAAGACCTGGTCGCGCCGCAGCACTATCCTGCCCCAGTTCGTCGGTCTCACGTTCAACGTGTACAACGGCCACAAGTTCATCCCCGTAGCCGTTTCGGAAGAAATGGTCGGCCACAAGCTTGGTGAATTCGCGCCCACGCGCACGTTCCCGGGTCACGCTGCCGACAAGAAGGGTAAGCGCTGA
- the rpsJ gene encoding 30S ribosomal protein S10: MEAQNIRIRLKAFDHRVLDQATGEIADTARRTGALIRGPIPMPTRIEKFTVNRGPHIDKKSREQFEVRTYKRLLDIVQPNAQTVDALMKLDLAAGVNVEIKLA, translated from the coding sequence ATGGAAGCACAGAATATCCGCATTCGCCTCAAGGCGTTCGACCATCGCGTTCTCGACCAGGCAACTGGTGAAATCGCAGACACCGCACGTCGTACGGGTGCCCTCATTCGTGGTCCCATTCCCATGCCGACGCGCATCGAGAAGTTCACCGTGAACCGCGGCCCGCACATCGACAAGAAGTCGCGCGAGCAGTTCGAGGTGCGCACGTACAAGCGTCTGCTCGACATCGTGCAGCCCAACGCCCAGACCGTCGATGCGCTCATGAAGCTCGACCTCGCAGCTGGCGTGAACGTCGAGATCAAGCTGGCCTAA
- the tuf gene encoding elongation factor Tu, with protein MAKEKFERNKPHVNVGTIGHVDHGKTTLTAAITKVQGSAVDFANIDKAPEERERGITISTAHVEYETDARHYAHVDCPGHADYVKNMITGAAQMDGAILVVNAADGPMPQTREHILLARQVGVPQLVVYLNKVDQVDDEEILELVELEVRELLSSYDFDGDNIPIIKGSALAALEGRDPEIGENSIKALMEAVDTYIPTPDRPVDKDFLMPIEDVFSISGRGTVVTGRVETGVVNVGDEVEIVGIKDTTKTTVTGVEMFRKLLDRGEAGDNIGALIRGVGREDVERGQVLAKPGSVNPHTEFSAEVYVLSKDEGGRHTPFFANYRPQFYFRTTDVTGEVILPEGTEMVMPGDNVTIDVKLIAPIAMDQGLRFAIREGGRTVGSGVVGSIKK; from the coding sequence ATGGCGAAGGAAAAATTCGAGCGCAATAAGCCGCACGTCAACGTTGGCACCATCGGCCACGTCGACCACGGCAAGACCACGCTGACCGCGGCTATCACCAAGGTTCAGGGTTCGGCCGTCGATTTCGCAAACATCGACAAGGCTCCCGAAGAGCGTGAGCGCGGCATCACCATCTCGACCGCACACGTCGAGTACGAAACCGACGCACGTCACTACGCGCACGTCGACTGCCCGGGTCACGCCGACTACGTGAAGAACATGATCACCGGTGCTGCCCAGATGGACGGCGCTATCCTGGTCGTGAACGCAGCTGACGGCCCGATGCCGCAGACCCGCGAGCACATCCTGCTTGCGCGTCAGGTCGGCGTTCCGCAGCTGGTCGTTTACCTGAACAAGGTCGACCAGGTCGACGACGAGGAAATCCTCGAGCTCGTCGAACTCGAAGTTCGCGAACTGCTCAGCTCGTACGACTTTGACGGCGACAACATTCCGATCATCAAGGGTTCGGCTCTCGCCGCTCTCGAAGGTCGTGATCCGGAAATCGGCGAAAACTCCATCAAGGCGCTGATGGAAGCGGTCGACACCTACATCCCGACCCCCGATCGTCCGGTCGACAAGGACTTCCTGATGCCGATCGAAGACGTGTTCTCGATCTCGGGTCGTGGTACGGTTGTCACCGGCCGCGTCGAAACCGGCGTTGTGAACGTTGGCGACGAAGTCGAAATCGTCGGCATCAAGGACACCACCAAGACGACCGTCACCGGCGTCGAAATGTTCCGCAAGCTGCTTGACCGCGGTGAAGCAGGCGACAACATCGGTGCCCTGATCCGCGGCGTCGGCCGTGAAGACGTCGAGCGTGGCCAGGTCCTCGCTAAGCCCGGTTCGGTTAACCCGCACACCGAGTTCAGCGCAGAAGTCTACGTCCTGTCGAAGGACGAAGGTGGCCGTCACACGCCGTTCTTCGCGAACTACCGTCCGCAGTTCTACTTCCGCACCACCGACGTCACCGGCGAAGTGATCCTTCCCGAAGGCACCGAAATGGTGATGCCGGGCGACAACGTGACGATCGACGTCAAGCTTATCGCTCCGATCGCCATGGACCAGGGTCTGCGCTTCGCAATCCGCGAAGGCGGCCGTACGGTCGGCTCGGGCGTTGTTGGCTCGATCAAGAAGTAA
- the rplD gene encoding 50S ribosomal protein L4: protein MKVKVQKIDGKASGDIELNADVFGLEPRADILHRVVTWQLENRRGTARPTRERSDVARTGKKFGRQKGSGGARHGDRGAPIFIGGGKAHGARKRDFEQSLNKKIRALGLKMALSSKAKDGLVVVDSLELKDAKTKALKGVFDKNGWNGKVLVIDGESVNDGFKKAAGNLPGVNVMPAMGANVYDILKHDTLVLTKDAVAKLEGRFNG from the coding sequence GTGAAGGTCAAGGTCCAGAAAATCGACGGTAAGGCGTCGGGCGATATCGAACTGAACGCAGATGTGTTCGGTCTCGAGCCGCGTGCCGACATCCTTCACCGCGTTGTAACGTGGCAGCTTGAAAACCGCCGCGGCACTGCACGCCCCACGCGTGAGCGTTCGGACGTTGCCCGCACGGGCAAGAAGTTCGGTCGTCAGAAGGGTTCGGGCGGCGCACGTCACGGCGATCGTGGCGCTCCGATCTTCATCGGTGGTGGTAAGGCTCATGGTGCGCGCAAGCGGGACTTCGAGCAGTCGCTGAACAAGAAGATCCGCGCACTCGGCCTCAAGATGGCCCTCTCGAGCAAGGCGAAGGACGGCCTCGTCGTCGTCGACAGCCTCGAGCTCAAGGACGCCAAGACGAAGGCGCTGAAGGGCGTGTTCGACAAGAATGGCTGGAACGGCAAGGTCCTGGTCATCGACGGCGAAAGCGTGAACGACGGTTTCAAGAAGGCCGCCGGAAACCTGCCGGGCGTGAACGTAATGCCCGCCATGGGCGCCAACGTTTACGACATCCTGAAGCACGATACGCTCGTCCTCACCAAGGACGCGGTCGCAAAGCTGGAGGGCCGTTTCAATGGCTAA
- the rplX gene encoding 50S ribosomal protein L24 encodes MASAKIKKGDTVVVLSGKDKGKTGTVSKVSPKDGKLVVEGVNIAARHRKPTQQNPQGGIDRFEAPMPIGKVAVADPKDGKPTRVRFEEKDGKKVRVAVKSGETIDG; translated from the coding sequence ATGGCATCCGCTAAGATCAAGAAGGGTGACACCGTCGTAGTCCTGTCCGGCAAGGATAAGGGCAAGACCGGCACCGTGTCGAAAGTAAGCCCCAAGGACGGCAAACTCGTCGTCGAAGGTGTGAACATCGCGGCCCGTCACCGCAAGCCGACCCAGCAGAACCCGCAGGGTGGTATCGACCGCTTCGAAGCTCCGATGCCGATCGGCAAGGTTGCTGTGGCCGATCCCAAGGATGGCAAGCCCACCCGCGTCCGTTTCGAAGAAAAGGACGGCAAGAAGGTGCGCGTCGCCGTCAAATCCGGGGAGACCATCGATGGCTGA
- the rplP gene encoding 50S ribosomal protein L16, translating to MLQPKKTKYRKAFKGKIHGNAKGGTTLNFGSYGLKALEPERITARQIEAARRAITRHIKRQGRLWIRVFPDVPVSKKPAEVRQGKGKGSVEYWAARVKPGRILFELDGVAGPLAAEAFSRAAMKLPVKTKVVARLGDSSHLGGE from the coding sequence ATGCTGCAACCGAAGAAAACCAAGTACCGCAAGGCGTTCAAGGGCAAGATCCATGGCAACGCCAAGGGCGGCACCACGCTGAACTTCGGCTCGTACGGCCTCAAGGCCCTCGAGCCCGAGCGTATCACCGCACGCCAGATCGAAGCTGCGCGTCGTGCGATCACGCGTCACATCAAGCGTCAGGGCCGTCTCTGGATCCGCGTCTTCCCCGATGTGCCGGTGTCGAAGAAGCCTGCCGAAGTCCGTCAGGGTAAGGGTAAGGGCTCCGTCGAATACTGGGCCGCTCGCGTAAAGCCGGGCCGTATTCTGTTCGAACTCGACGGCGTTGCCGGCCCGCTGGCCGCCGAAGCGTTCAGCCGCGCAGCGATGAAGCTGCCGGTAAAGACCAAGGTTGTTGCCCGTCTGGGTGACTCCTCGCACCTGGGAGGCGAATGA
- the rplN gene encoding 50S ribosomal protein L14, translating to MIQMQSNLDVADNSGAKRVQCIKVLGGSKRRTASVGDVIVVSVKEAQPRTKVKKGDVHRAVIVRTKKDVRRPDGSVIRFDSNAAVLVNKNEEPIGTRIFGPVVRELRGRGFMKIISLAPEVL from the coding sequence ATGATCCAGATGCAATCCAATCTCGACGTCGCGGACAATAGCGGCGCCAAGCGCGTCCAGTGCATCAAGGTACTGGGCGGCTCCAAGCGCCGCACCGCGTCCGTCGGCGACGTGATCGTGGTTTCCGTCAAGGAAGCCCAGCCGCGCACCAAGGTGAAGAAGGGCGATGTCCATCGCGCTGTCATCGTGCGCACGAAGAAGGACGTACGCCGCCCCGATGGCAGCGTGATCCGCTTCGACAGCAACGCCGCGGTTCTCGTCAATAAGAACGAAGAACCGATCGGCACCCGTATCTTCGGGCCGGTGGTACGCGAACTGCGTGGCCGCGGCTTCATGAAGATCATCTCGCTTGCTCCGGAGGTGCTCTAA
- the rpmC gene encoding 50S ribosomal protein L29, giving the protein MSKIEDLRQKSDDQLAEELTNLKREQFNLRFQAATNQLEAPARIREVRRSIAKIKTLQTERASAAAKA; this is encoded by the coding sequence ATGAGCAAGATCGAAGATCTGCGCCAGAAGAGCGACGACCAGTTGGCAGAGGAACTGACCAACCTGAAGCGTGAGCAGTTCAACCTGCGCTTCCAGGCTGCGACGAACCAGCTCGAAGCGCCCGCCCGCATCCGCGAAGTCCGCCGTTCGATCGCCAAGATCAAGACGCTGCAGACCGAGCGCGCCAGCGCCGCTGCCAAGGCTTAA
- a CDS encoding 50S ribosomal protein L23 translates to MAKKQAVDARHYDVVLAPHITEKSTLASEHNAVVFKVANDATKPQIKEAIEAIFDVSVTGVNTINVKGKTKRWRGKPYKRNDVKKAVVTLKDGDSIDVTSGI, encoded by the coding sequence ATGGCTAAGAAGCAGGCAGTAGACGCGCGTCACTATGACGTCGTGCTCGCACCGCACATCACCGAAAAGTCGACCCTTGCTTCCGAGCATAATGCGGTCGTCTTCAAAGTGGCCAATGACGCAACGAAGCCGCAGATCAAGGAAGCCATCGAGGCGATCTTTGACGTGAGCGTGACCGGCGTCAACACGATCAATGTCAAGGGCAAGACCAAGCGTTGGCGCGGCAAGCCCTACAAGCGCAATGACGTGAAGAAGGCTGTCGTCACCCTGAAGGACGGCGATAGCATCGACGTCACCAGCGGTATCTGA
- the rplE gene encoding 50S ribosomal protein L5 has translation MADYTPRMKQRYDDQIVKAMTEKFGYKNRLEVPKLEKITLNMGVGEASQDKKKVQTAAEEMALIAGQKPVITKAKKSIAQFKLREGMPIGAKVTLRRERMYEFVDRLVTIAMPRIRDFRGLNAKSFDGRGNYAMGLKEQIIFPEISYDQIDKVRGMDIIVTTTAKTDEEARELLRLFGFPFPAEKSEEKEAA, from the coding sequence ATGGCTGATTATACGCCTCGCATGAAGCAGCGCTACGACGACCAGATCGTCAAGGCGATGACCGAGAAATTTGGCTACAAGAACCGTCTTGAGGTTCCGAAGCTGGAAAAGATCACGCTCAACATGGGTGTGGGCGAAGCCAGCCAGGACAAGAAGAAGGTCCAGACTGCAGCCGAAGAGATGGCACTGATTGCCGGCCAGAAGCCGGTTATCACCAAGGCCAAGAAATCGATCGCACAGTTCAAGCTGCGTGAAGGCATGCCGATCGGCGCGAAGGTCACCCTTCGTCGTGAGCGCATGTACGAATTCGTTGATCGCCTTGTGACCATCGCAATGCCCCGCATCCGCGACTTCCGTGGCCTCAACGCCAAGTCGTTCGACGGTCGCGGCAACTACGCAATGGGCCTCAAAGAACAGATCATCTTTCCCGAGATCAGCTACGATCAGATCGATAAGGTCCGGGGCATGGATATCATCGTAACAACCACGGCAAAGACCGACGAAGAAGCGCGCGAACTGCTGCGTCTGTTCGGTTTCCCGTTCCCGGCTGAAAAGTCGGAAGAGAAGGAGGCGGCGTGA
- the rplV gene encoding 50S ribosomal protein L22, whose protein sequence is MSKQKAPRRVADNEALAVGTTIRGSAQKLNLVAELIRGKKAEEALNILAFSKKSMAKDATKVLASAIANAENNHNLDVDSLVVAEASVGKSITMKRFHTRGRGKSTRILKPFSRLRIVVREQEEA, encoded by the coding sequence ATGAGCAAGCAGAAAGCTCCCCGTCGCGTCGCCGACAACGAGGCTCTGGCAGTAGGCACCACCATTCGTGGTTCCGCGCAGAAGCTGAACCTCGTTGCCGAGCTCATCCGCGGCAAGAAGGCCGAAGAGGCCCTCAACATCCTGGCCTTCTCGAAGAAGTCGATGGCCAAGGATGCCACGAAGGTTCTCGCTTCGGCGATCGCCAACGCGGAAAACAACCACAACCTCGATGTCGACTCGCTGGTCGTAGCCGAGGCTTCGGTAGGCAAGTCGATCACGATGAAGCGCTTCCACACCCGTGGTCGCGGCAAGTCGACGCGCATCCTGAAGCCGTTCAGCCGCCTTCGGATCGTCGTTCGCGAGCAGGAAGAGGCGTAA
- the rplC gene encoding 50S ribosomal protein L3 → MRTGVIAKKVGMTRLFQEDGRHVPVTVLSLEDCQVTAHRTQDRDGYYGVQVGSGEAKQKNVNKPQREAFAKAEVGLKMKVAEFRVDSEEALLPVGARISAEHFIAGQKVDITGHTQGKGFAGAMKRWGFGGLRASHGVSVSHRSHGSTGNRQDPGRVFKGKKMAGHMGDRQRTQQNLEIVRTDADRGLLFVKGSVPGAKNGWLMVRDAVKIAPAEELPFPGVMRRNQDEFASEEAAAGLVESAAEHEVNTEVDAETQAKLLAQQEAGAEGDATDSKES, encoded by the coding sequence ATGCGCACAGGCGTGATCGCAAAGAAAGTCGGGATGACCCGCCTCTTCCAGGAGGACGGACGGCACGTACCCGTGACCGTTCTTTCGCTGGAAGATTGCCAGGTTACCGCACATCGCACGCAGGACCGCGACGGCTATTATGGCGTCCAGGTCGGTTCGGGCGAAGCGAAGCAGAAGAACGTAAACAAGCCGCAGCGCGAAGCTTTTGCCAAGGCAGAAGTCGGGCTGAAGATGAAGGTCGCGGAATTCCGCGTCGACAGCGAGGAAGCCCTGCTTCCGGTCGGCGCTCGCATTTCTGCAGAGCACTTCATCGCGGGCCAGAAGGTCGACATCACCGGCCACACGCAGGGTAAGGGCTTTGCCGGCGCCATGAAGCGTTGGGGCTTCGGTGGTCTGCGCGCTTCGCACGGTGTTTCGGTCTCGCACCGTTCGCACGGTTCGACGGGTAACCGCCAGGATCCGGGCCGCGTGTTCAAGGGCAAGAAGATGGCCGGCCACATGGGCGACCGTCAGCGTACCCAGCAGAACCTCGAGATCGTGCGCACCGACGCCGATCGCGGTCTTCTTTTCGTCAAGGGTTCGGTCCCGGGCGCGAAGAATGGCTGGCTCATGGTTCGCGATGCCGTGAAGATTGCTCCGGCCGAGGAACTCCCGTTCCCGGGCGTCATGCGCCGTAACCAGGACGAGTTTGCTTCGGAAGAAGCGGCTGCAGGTCTGGTCGAAAGCGCAGCCGAGCATGAAGTGAACACCGAGGTGGACGCCGAAACTCAGGCGAAGCTTCTCGCACAGCAGGAAGCTGGTGCCGAGGGTGATGCCACCGATAGCAAGGAGTCCTGA